GAAACAAGGAGATACAGCTCAAAGCTGGGTCTTGAGAAGGCTTCAGATAATGAAGTGGAGGAGAAAGAGTACTTCAAACAGAGATCAAAGCAAAGAGGAAAGATAAGCactgaggggggaggggatgcaggAAGGAGCTTGGCCTAATTAGGATGGAGGATCTGTGTGGGTAgtgggagagaggcagaaaaCAGCTAGATTATTGGAGGGTGTGCAATGAGAAAAGCTCAGCCTTGATGCAATAAGCAGGAGCATTCTACGCAGGGGAAGGACAGAGTGGAGACTGGGAATAATCTAACAGTGACATGGAAGGTGGACTGGAAAGGCAAGAATGGCAATAAACTGGGCAGCAAATGACACATTCCAGACTAAAAGGAAAGCAGAAGGAACGAAAAGGAAGACATTGCTACCATATTACTCCTCTCTCATCCATTTCAATGGCTCTATTCTGGAACTTTGCAATTTGAAATATACTTCCTTAGGACAGTTgcctattgcccaggctagagtgcggtggcatcagcctagctcacagaaacctcaaactcctggactcaagtgatcctcctgcctcagcctccagagcagctgagactacagcatgcaccaccacgcccagctaattttttctatttttagtagagacagggtctcactcttgttcaggctagtttcgaactcctgagctcaagctatcctctcacctcagcctcccagcatgctaggattagaggcatgagtcACTCACTGTACCCCGcctggttgttgttgttgtttttttaatttttaaattttttttttttttttgagacagggtctccctgttgcctgggctacagtggcatcatcagagctcactgcaacctcaaactcccaggctcaagcaatcctcctgcctcagcctcctgagtagctgggattacaggcacataccaccaagcccagctcatttttccattttttgtagagatagggtcttgttattttgctcagggtggtctcacactcctggcctcaagcaatcatcccacctcagcctcccaaaggactagggtaacaggtgtgagccaatggTCCCAGcctagaatctgtatttttaaattgatacataatagatatacatattttgggggtacatatgatattttgctacattcatataatgtgtaatgatcaaatcagataATCAGAAAATctatcaccttaaacatttatcttttctttatgctgggaactttgaattcttctcttctagctattttgaaatatatagtagATTACTGTTAACTACTGTCACCCTAGAACTATCCAACACTAGATCTTATcctctatctaactatatttttgcacccattaatcaacttctcttcatccctcccttccccttttccTTTGCAAGAGTTTTTAACGGAAGGCAGATCCAAGCCCTATCTAGCTAAGGATTTGGACAACTCACCACAACAGGCCCATCCTCTTGGGCCAGGTAAGTAATTGTTGCTGAGGTGAAGTTGAAATAACCAGCCTTGAGAGGGCGCAGGACCACAGTGTGGGAGACGTTGCTAGCACTGGCCAGagttaaggaaaggaaaaagatgaagCTAAAGTTGTAACAACCTTTCAATTTGTGGACTAAATGCACCCTTCACAAAACAGTTACCAACTGGTGGTGATTTCATACATGCAATATTCTgcaggaataaaaaaatataggcttttgtttttcaagtctattttttttttaagtctaacCTGTGTGGTATGATGCCTTTCTAGCTAAATCTTAAAGAGTCCATGTTGTTCTCAGTATCAAGGTTTTTGAAGTAAACTTTCAAAGCACACTATGTGTTATGGATAAAAAACATAGTCACTTAAGCTCACAAAATTTTTCATTGACTATAATTGAAGGAAgttcttgaaaatataaataaaaaaacaaaaacaaaaaaatacaaagacaacaTTTGCCCTCACCAGAAAATCTAAATATACTTTAATtcacaaggaaagaaaagcatCTAATTCAATACTCAGGAAATAACTGGTAGATCAGAATAAGAGATTCATCAACCAAGAAGAGACTTTAAAAGGCCATAATgggccaggcgcgatggctcacgcctgtaatcctaacactctgggaggcccagacaggtggatcgctcgaggtcaggagttcgagaccagcctgagcaagagccagaccccgtctctactaaaaatagaaagaaattatctagccaactaaaaatatatatagaaaaaattagccgggcaaggtggtgcatgcctgtagtcccagctactcgggaggctgaggcagtaggatcgcttaacctcaggagtttgaggttgctgtgagctaggctgacaccacggcactcactctagcctgggcaacagagcaagactctgtctcaaaaaaagaaaaaaagaaaaaaaaaaagaaagccataaTTATCTTCTATGCTAGCATCccactgaatttcttttaaaaacaccttaAACATCCTCGCCCAGTCACAAAATCTTCATACGTGTCTACATCCTCTCAATATAGCATGTTTCAGGGCCTTTAACCTGAACTTCAGGACCCTCCTTCTTCAGGTCTACTCTAAATCATGGTCACACAATTTATACCAGTCTGTCTTGCCCCATCTTATCCAGAGAGATGCAAAATAGCCAAGCACATCCAGCCTATTTGAAGTGCCCCTACTGCTTTGCAGGCAATATCTCACCCGCCTCCCACCCTTCATCATTCAGTGCCAAGAGGATACGGGGCAATCCGGTCCCATTTGACATTGAGCATTCCAGAGACAATGCCAAAGTCTTCTGGAGGGAAGGAATCATCAGATAATTCCACATCTAATGCAGCActagaaaatggaagaaacaaaaagggTTAGTAAGTAttagatataaaattaaagaaattaatcaaACCTGCCTGCTTGCACTAAAAAATCAGAGCTGCAAAAGAAAGATATGAGTCAAATATAACTTGGGTCTGTTGCATTAAAGAATCCAGGTCAAGGACTGGATTCTATTGCTCAGAAGCCCCCAAATAATTAAGTATCTAGGAGGGGAGTGGGCACAAATCCATTCTTGCCTCAATTTCTCTTCatgaatgtgtgtgcatgcatgtggagggagggagagaggagccaGGTgaatatagaagagaaaattaaatggattaaaacaaaagaaaggcaaCAGAAATGTTCACAGGCTAATGAAAGAAGGAAGCTGAAACTTTAAACCCTGGAGGTAACAAGGAATTGTATATTTTCTGTGTCTTCATCTTCCCCTCTTTGTTTCTCCACAATTCTTGCTTCTCCCCTACCCTGAAATTCTTCCAACCTAAAAAGTAGAAGATGGCTCCTTGTAACTTAGATAACAATGTCCTCCTCTTCCAAAAGAAGGTCCAGTAGTATATTCACTCACTCAAGATATCTGATGATGGAGGTCTCCCAAGGGGGAATCACTATTCACCAAGATGTTCCCTATTGCCAACTGACAACTAAGACTCCAGAAAAGGGCTCAATTTCTAATTCCAGAGCCTCTTACCTTGAGCCAACATTGTAGATGTTGTACTGTAAGGTCAGGTCTCGCCCCTCCACAGCATATCTATTCAACAGTGATTTGGAGGCCAAAAGCCTCGCTCCTTCCTCTGCTTGAGTGACAGCAAATAGAGCCAACACGACAAATGCCAATAACCTCATCTttggagaaaaaagcaaagtgaGCAGTTAAGCCAAGAATGTAAAAATCACCAAAATCCTCCTATGACAGCCCTCCCTTACAAGCCTGAAAAGCTCTTTTGAGCCTATCAAAGCAGCAGCCCCTTCTACAGAGCAGTCCAGAAGCCATCAGCGCAGACCCATTCTCCAGACTCGCCATCTCCGCCTGGAGCCCTCGGACAATCAGTCCAAGCACCAGCATATCCAATATTCCCTTCCTGTCAGGGGGCCCCTGGGTGCTCATTAACTGGAGGGGGGGGTGCTTCTGAGAGGACATCATGTGGCCCAAATGGGGCATTCCTTGGGGTGCCTGATTTCGGACCTGCAGCAGCCTTTCCCTCACACGTGCCCCAAAGCTGCAGCCTTCCCGCTGCTCCTCTCCTCCTCGGCCCCGCTCCACTGGGATCCCACCGCGCTCCCGCGAGGTCCCCTCCATGTCCCTGTATCCCACTCCCCAGTCTATCCTCCGGGATCCCATCCTCGCCCCCACATCCCTTTCTGGTTCCCTCGGGGGGGCTCAGTccactctgcccctcccccctcttGTCAAGGTTACACGTCCTCCCGCCGGCGCGCCCTCCGCCCTACCCGCCCTTTCCGAGCTAACCCCCAGCCACTGGATGATGCGCGGACACATGACCCTCGCCTCTCCGCTTCAGACCCCCTAAGCCTCCGGACTCACCGTGCGCATCCCAAACGGCTTTCGCTacgggggggttgggggggccaCCAAGACCGGAATAGAGCGTCAGCACATGAAAGAACGGAAATGAGCTTAGCCGGAAACCCTAGTGTTCCCCCCAATGCCTTGTGGGAGTTGTAGTTCTTCGACAaacactccccaccccccgccccaccttTTCGTTTGTATGCCCGCCCGCCAACAGGATGTAAGAACTCCTGAAACAGGTTTGTCTGTCCGTCCTCCacgcttttctttttctgcccttTTCAGTGACTTTGGAAGCTGGCTTGTCGTTACTGTATGTGACCCGCACCTGGTTAGGTGCTTTGGGAAACTAGCAAACCTAGCAATTTGGATCATCTATCTAGAATGTCGAGTGTACCGTCGAACTACGAATTAAATAAAAGCTATTTCTACCAGCATTCCTTCTATTCCCAGGCCGTAAACGCAGTCATTCTCTCCATCCAGCAAGTCACCAGCCCTGAGCTTTAGTTAGAAGCCCTTTAAAGTGTCAGAAAAGTATATCCTTTCTTCTCCATTCCTACTATAACTGCTTTTAGTTCATGCTCATTACTCTGTTGGTTTTACTCTAGTAGTCTCCCTATCGTAGATCTTTTTCTGCACTTTTCAATCAGCTACCATTCAAACTTCCCCAAACAGCATTTTGAACAGTAGGGTTCAAAATGGGTTCAGAGGATGAACTGTGAAATTAGGCAGTCATAAATtcaagtcccagttctgccacttactggttaGGTAGCCTTGAAACAAGTGTTAC
Above is a window of Lemur catta isolate mLemCat1 chromosome 3, mLemCat1.pri, whole genome shotgun sequence DNA encoding:
- the SSR2 gene encoding translocon-associated protein subunit beta — its product is MRTMRLLAFVVLALFAVTQAEEGARLLASKSLLNRYAVEGRDLTLQYNIYNVGSSAALDVELSDDSFPPEDFGIVSGMLNVKWDRIAPASNVSHTVVLRPLKAGYFNFTSATITYLAQEDGPVVIGSTSAPGQGGILAQREFDRRFSPHFLDWAAFGVMTLPSIGIPLLLWYSSKRKYDTPKTKKN